A DNA window from Geovibrio ferrireducens contains the following coding sequences:
- the nqrF gene encoding NADH:ubiquinone reductase (Na(+)-transporting) subunit F, producing MEIVLGVALFTAIILFLAGFILTAKQWLVPAGNVRIVINGSEDKALSVQRGGKLLSVLADEKIFVSSACGGGGSCGQCKVVVQQGGGEILPTEKSHINRKMEREGYRLSCQLTVKDDLKIEVPAEVFSARQWECELVSNRNVATFIKEIVLKLPEGEDVNFRAGGYIQVMVPPHQTDFTQIDVGEKYHGTWEKFGMYRYKSVVDEPVVRAYSMANYPEEKGVIKLNVRIATPPPKSVDIPPGKGSTYLHTRKLGDKVTITGPFGEFHATDNDTEMIFLGGGAGMAPLRSIIFDELKRKGTKRKISYWYGARSVAELFYDEDFKQLEQEFENFSWHVVMSEPLPEDNWTGYKGFVHCIAYDAYLRNHPAPEDCEYYLCGPPVMIDAVLDLLDKLGVEPENIYFDDFGG from the coding sequence ATAGAGATAGTTTTAGGCGTTGCCCTTTTTACAGCAATTATTCTTTTTCTGGCGGGGTTTATCCTCACTGCAAAGCAGTGGCTTGTGCCCGCAGGGAATGTTCGCATTGTCATTAACGGCAGCGAGGACAAGGCGCTGAGTGTGCAGAGGGGCGGAAAGCTCCTGAGCGTTCTGGCGGATGAAAAAATATTTGTTTCCTCTGCCTGCGGCGGCGGCGGTTCATGCGGACAGTGCAAGGTTGTGGTTCAGCAGGGCGGAGGAGAGATCCTCCCCACGGAAAAAAGCCACATCAACAGGAAAATGGAGAGGGAAGGCTACAGGCTCTCCTGCCAGCTTACCGTTAAAGACGATCTGAAAATAGAGGTTCCGGCGGAGGTTTTCAGCGCGCGCCAGTGGGAATGCGAGCTTGTATCAAACAGAAATGTGGCTACCTTTATAAAGGAGATAGTTCTGAAACTTCCCGAAGGGGAGGACGTGAACTTCCGCGCGGGCGGCTATATTCAGGTTATGGTTCCCCCCCATCAGACAGACTTTACGCAGATAGATGTGGGCGAGAAATATCACGGTACATGGGAAAAATTCGGCATGTACCGATATAAGTCCGTGGTGGATGAGCCTGTGGTGCGTGCCTACTCCATGGCTAATTACCCGGAGGAGAAAGGGGTTATCAAGCTCAATGTGCGCATAGCAACTCCGCCTCCGAAAAGTGTGGATATTCCGCCCGGAAAAGGCTCAACATATCTTCATACGAGGAAGCTGGGGGATAAGGTTACAATAACCGGACCCTTCGGCGAGTTTCACGCCACTGATAACGATACCGAGATGATATTCCTCGGCGGCGGGGCGGGCATGGCTCCCTTACGCTCAATAATATTCGATGAGCTTAAAAGAAAGGGAACAAAACGCAAAATATCATACTGGTACGGGGCAAGGAGTGTTGCCGAGCTCTTCTATGATGAAGACTTCAAGCAGCTTGAGCAGGAGTTTGAGAATTTCAGCTGGCATGTGGTGATGAGTGAACCCCTGCCGGAGGATAACTGGACTGGCTACAAGGGCTTTGTGCACTGCATAGCCTATGATGCCTATCTCAGAAACCATCCTGCGCCGGAGGACTGCGAGTATTACCTCTGCGGGCCCCCTGTTATGATAGACGCAGTGCTTGACCTTCTGGATAAGCTTGGTGTTGAACCGGAGAATATATACTTTGATGACTTCGGCGGGTAG
- the nqrE gene encoding NADH:ubiquinone reductase (Na(+)-transporting) subunit E yields MIEIYLSLLVKSIFVENMALAFFLGMCTFLAVSKQVETATGLGIAVIAVQTITVPVNNLIYQYILKDGALAWAGLDNVDLTFIGLVTYIGVIAAIVQVLEMGLDRFVPKLYNALGIFLPLITVNCAILGGTLFMVQRDYTFGESVVYGFGSGAGWALAIIAMAGIREKMKYADVPKGLDNLGIVFVIAGIMAISFMLFSGIQL; encoded by the coding sequence ATGATTGAAATCTACTTAAGCCTTCTGGTTAAATCAATATTTGTGGAAAACATGGCGCTTGCCTTCTTTCTGGGCATGTGTACGTTCCTTGCGGTTTCAAAGCAGGTGGAGACGGCAACGGGGCTCGGCATTGCAGTTATTGCTGTGCAGACCATTACTGTTCCGGTAAACAACCTTATTTATCAGTATATACTCAAGGACGGCGCACTGGCATGGGCAGGGCTTGATAATGTGGATCTCACGTTTATAGGCCTTGTGACTTACATAGGCGTAATAGCCGCCATAGTGCAGGTGCTTGAGATGGGGCTGGACAGGTTCGTTCCTAAGCTTTACAACGCTCTGGGCATTTTCCTGCCGCTTATAACGGTTAACTGCGCCATCCTCGGCGGTACGCTGTTCATGGTTCAGCGCGATTACACCTTCGGGGAGAGCGTGGTTTACGGTTTCGGCTCAGGAGCGGGCTGGGCGCTTGCCATAATAGCAATGGCCGGAATCAGGGAGAAGATGAAGTATGCCGATGTCCCCAAAGGGCTGGATAATCTGGGCATTGTATTCGTAATAGCGGGGATCATGGCGATTTCGTTCATGCTCTTCTCCGGCATACAGCTTTAA
- a CDS encoding NADH:ubiquinone reductase (Na(+)-transporting) subunit D, with translation MADSTMKIFTDPIFRNNPIAVQVLGICSSLAVTSNLKTTLVMALAVTVVLGLSNLSLSVIRNYIPSSIRIIVEMTIIASLVIIADQFIKAYFFEISKQLSVFVGLIITNCILMGRAEAYAIKNPPFQSLLDGLGNGAGYGLVLIAVGTVRELIGAGKLLGFQVLPLATEGGWYTPNGLFLLAPSAFFLIGLIIWGVQLIISREVKA, from the coding sequence ATGGCTGACAGCACAATGAAAATATTTACGGACCCCATTTTCAGGAATAACCCCATCGCTGTGCAGGTTCTGGGGATATGCTCCTCACTGGCTGTTACGTCAAACCTGAAAACAACTCTTGTCATGGCGCTTGCAGTTACTGTGGTTCTGGGGCTTTCCAACCTGTCTCTCAGTGTGATAAGGAACTACATCCCTTCAAGCATAAGGATAATAGTGGAAATGACAATAATCGCCTCTCTGGTTATCATAGCCGATCAGTTTATAAAGGCTTATTTCTTTGAGATCAGCAAACAGCTTTCGGTTTTCGTGGGGCTTATAATAACAAACTGCATCCTCATGGGCAGAGCTGAGGCGTACGCCATAAAGAACCCTCCGTTCCAGAGCCTTCTTGACGGTCTCGGCAACGGTGCGGGCTACGGCCTTGTGCTTATAGCCGTGGGTACTGTCCGTGAACTCATCGGTGCGGGCAAGCTTCTGGGCTTTCAGGTGCTCCCCCTCGCCACGGAGGGAGGCTGGTACACGCCGAACGGGCTTTTCCTTCTGGCTCCCAGCGCCTTTTTCCTCATAGGGCTCATTATATGGGGTGTTCAGCTTATAATATCCAGGGAGGTTAAAGCATGA
- a CDS encoding Na(+)-translocating NADH-quinone reductase subunit C, which yields MPDVNSRKFTFIVSLVLSVVCSVLVSAAAVSLKPIQDKNRELDRQKNVLAAAGLLGESTDIEDTFKNISVLAVNVRDGSFEKQPGFDAAFFKDFKNLSTSGATSVRLAKDQDIAGIASIAKEQPVYIVMKDGKPDKIILHVYGSGLWSTMFGFLALEGDGKTVAGLTFYDQKETPGLGGEVDNPNWKAQWPGKQVYGDDGSLKLGVGNGKVDPASPDSAHLVDSISGASLTSRGVNGLVRFWLGENGYGRFLSRINEEGFNG from the coding sequence ATGCCGGATGTTAATTCCCGAAAATTTACATTTATAGTCTCTCTCGTCCTTTCCGTTGTCTGCTCGGTTCTGGTTTCCGCGGCGGCTGTTTCCCTTAAGCCGATTCAGGACAAAAACCGTGAGCTTGACAGGCAGAAGAATGTTCTCGCTGCGGCGGGGCTTCTCGGCGAAAGCACGGACATAGAAGACACATTTAAAAATATCTCTGTTCTGGCAGTGAATGTGCGGGACGGAAGCTTTGAAAAACAGCCGGGATTTGATGCGGCCTTCTTCAAGGACTTCAAAAACCTCAGCACATCAGGCGCCACATCCGTCCGCCTCGCAAAAGATCAGGACATAGCAGGCATAGCCAGTATAGCTAAGGAGCAGCCTGTTTATATAGTAATGAAGGATGGAAAGCCGGATAAAATAATTCTCCATGTTTACGGCAGCGGACTCTGGTCAACTATGTTCGGCTTTCTCGCACTGGAAGGGGACGGTAAAACTGTTGCAGGGCTCACGTTCTATGACCAGAAGGAAACCCCCGGTCTGGGCGGTGAGGTTGACAACCCCAACTGGAAAGCCCAGTGGCCGGGAAAACAGGTTTACGGTGATGACGGTTCCCTTAAACTCGGTGTGGGCAACGGAAAAGTTGATCCTGCCTCTCCGGATTCTGCGCATCTGGTTGACTCCATATCCGGTGCGTCCCTCACAAGCAGAGGAGTCAACGGGCTTGTCCGCTTCTGGCTGGGTGAAAACGGCTACGGCAGATTTCTTTCCAGAATAAACGAGGAGGGGTTCAATGGCTGA
- a CDS encoding NADH:ubiquinone reductase (Na(+)-transporting) subunit B translates to MKGLLNFLEKYEHHFKKGGKLEKWYPVFEMTDTFLYTSPEVTKGYTHIRDGLDLKRIMTTVVLALIPCILMAFYNTGLQANYAAEAGTLTEGWRLGVMAAAGGADSSSVGSCFLHGALYFLPVYIVTLAVGGFWELLFAVVRKHEIGEAFLVTSLLFPLILPPTIPLWQAGVAISIGLVMGKEVFGGTGRNFVNPALMSRAVLFFSYPAAMTGDRIWIPADAMTYATPLGSMALGNDSGLTWMNAFLGFMPGSMGETSALACLFGAAVLIATGIGSWRIMLSSVAGLVSFVLFFNLIGSETNPMMNLSPEWHLVLGGYAFATVFMATDPVSASMTRTGMYIYGFLIGAMTALIRVVNPAFPEGAMLAVLFGNVFAPVIDQYVIKANIRRRGRRYAGC, encoded by the coding sequence ATGAAAGGGCTGCTTAATTTTCTGGAAAAATATGAGCATCACTTCAAGAAGGGCGGAAAGCTGGAAAAGTGGTATCCGGTATTTGAAATGACCGACACTTTCCTGTACACATCCCCCGAAGTGACAAAGGGATATACGCACATAAGGGACGGGCTTGATCTCAAAAGGATAATGACCACCGTGGTTCTGGCGCTTATTCCGTGTATTCTTATGGCATTTTACAATACAGGGCTTCAGGCCAACTATGCAGCGGAGGCGGGCACACTTACGGAAGGGTGGCGGCTTGGTGTAATGGCCGCAGCAGGCGGGGCGGACAGTTCGTCTGTCGGTTCATGCTTCCTTCACGGCGCACTCTACTTTCTGCCTGTCTATATTGTAACCCTTGCTGTGGGCGGTTTCTGGGAACTGCTTTTTGCGGTGGTGAGAAAACATGAGATAGGGGAGGCATTCCTTGTTACATCCCTTCTTTTCCCGCTGATTCTTCCTCCGACTATTCCTCTCTGGCAGGCCGGGGTGGCCATTTCCATCGGTCTTGTCATGGGCAAGGAGGTCTTCGGCGGAACAGGGCGCAACTTTGTCAACCCTGCGCTTATGTCCAGGGCGGTTCTCTTCTTCTCATACCCTGCGGCTATGACGGGGGATAGAATATGGATTCCCGCGGATGCTATGACATATGCAACCCCTCTGGGTTCTATGGCTCTGGGTAATGATTCAGGCTTAACTTGGATGAACGCTTTTCTCGGCTTCATGCCCGGCTCGATGGGTGAAACATCCGCTCTGGCGTGTCTGTTCGGGGCGGCTGTGCTGATCGCCACAGGCATAGGCTCATGGCGGATAATGCTTTCAAGTGTTGCGGGACTCGTTTCCTTTGTGCTGTTTTTTAACCTGATAGGGAGCGAAACAAACCCCATGATGAACCTCTCCCCTGAGTGGCATCTTGTTCTGGGCGGATATGCGTTCGCCACTGTTTTCATGGCCACAGACCCTGTTTCCGCCTCCATGACGAGAACGGGCATGTACATCTACGGATTTTTAATCGGCGCTATGACGGCGCTCATCAGGGTTGTTAACCCTGCGTTCCCGGAAGGAGCAATGCTTGCGGTGCTGTTCGGAAACGTTTTTGCGCCTGTCATTGACCAGTATGTTATAAAAGCGAATATAAGAAGGAGGGGGCGCAGATATGCCGGATGTTAA
- a CDS encoding Na(+)-translocating NADH-quinone reductase subunit A, which produces MKNVVLKKGIDLPLGGAPEQKIYASGTVSRYAVIGDDHIGLKPTMNVQEGDSVKPGDLLFTDKKNAGVKFVSPFAGRVLAVNRGEKRRFLSLEIEIEGTEGGGFRAFNTAELKIIGSDTVRSAVNDAGLWTSFISRPFGKTPAADASADYIYVTAADTRPLCADVKTAIEGREEFFAAGVSLLEKLAGKKLYVCVGSEDSVPAVQGGKIEYVCFKGPHPAGLAGTHIHFLSPAHAGNRTWEIGWQDTAAIGEFFLTGKIPVQTVISLCGTGAVKPRLIRTIRGAWLGDLLKNEINAEDVRVISGSALHGRKAVAPADYLHRYINQVTLIPEGRDRRFMGWAGPGTDMHSVKRSFLSGFGIGRPVFNTNLNGGKRPIVPVGSYEDVMPLDILPTYLLRAVSVGDFETAEKLGCLELLEEDLSLCTYACPGKQDYAPMLRQVLDTLEKEG; this is translated from the coding sequence ATGAAAAATGTAGTTCTTAAGAAAGGTATTGACCTTCCTTTGGGCGGAGCTCCCGAACAGAAAATTTATGCATCGGGAACTGTAAGCAGATATGCCGTCATCGGAGACGATCATATCGGCCTCAAACCCACTATGAATGTTCAGGAAGGGGATTCGGTGAAGCCGGGTGATCTGCTTTTCACCGATAAAAAAAATGCGGGCGTTAAGTTCGTTTCCCCTTTTGCCGGCAGGGTTCTGGCTGTCAACAGGGGCGAGAAGCGCAGGTTTCTCTCACTTGAGATAGAGATTGAAGGCACAGAAGGCGGCGGCTTCAGGGCTTTTAACACTGCGGAGCTTAAAATCATCGGCAGTGACACTGTCAGGAGTGCCGTAAATGATGCGGGACTCTGGACATCATTCATCAGCCGCCCCTTCGGCAAAACTCCCGCTGCGGATGCATCTGCCGACTATATTTATGTCACTGCTGCGGATACCCGCCCGCTGTGTGCGGATGTAAAAACCGCCATTGAGGGCAGAGAGGAGTTTTTTGCAGCGGGTGTCAGCCTCCTTGAGAAGCTGGCAGGCAAGAAGCTTTATGTCTGTGTCGGTTCGGAGGATTCCGTTCCTGCGGTTCAGGGCGGGAAGATTGAGTACGTGTGCTTTAAAGGGCCGCACCCGGCAGGGCTTGCGGGAACTCATATTCACTTCCTCTCACCTGCTCACGCCGGAAACCGCACATGGGAAATAGGCTGGCAGGACACGGCGGCAATCGGCGAGTTTTTTCTCACAGGGAAGATACCTGTTCAGACAGTAATATCGCTCTGCGGGACAGGCGCTGTTAAGCCGCGGCTTATCAGAACCATACGCGGCGCATGGCTGGGCGATCTCCTTAAAAACGAAATCAACGCGGAGGATGTCCGCGTGATAAGCGGAAGCGCACTCCACGGACGCAAGGCGGTTGCCCCTGCGGACTATCTCCACAGATATATAAATCAGGTTACGCTCATTCCCGAAGGCAGGGACAGGCGGTTCATGGGCTGGGCTGGGCCGGGAACGGACATGCATTCAGTGAAACGCTCGTTTCTCAGCGGCTTCGGCATAGGCAGACCTGTTTTCAATACAAACCTGAACGGCGGCAAACGTCCCATTGTTCCCGTGGGGAGCTACGAGGACGTGATGCCTCTGGATATTCTGCCCACTTATCTCCTTCGGGCTGTTTCAGTGGGGGATTTCGAAACGGCGGAGAAGCTCGGCTGTCTTGAGCTTCTGGAGGAGGATTTATCCCTGTGCACTTACGCCTGCCCCGGCAAGCAGGACTATGCGCCCATGCTCCGGCAGGTGCTTGATACTTTGGAGAAGGAAGGCTGA
- a CDS encoding EAL domain-containing protein: MTVRMRAMLIVTMLMLSLSVIFLLAGNYFNEKYLDYSFRRFDSQLARSFEISVTETERRYFNAAHSLLQKGRILDSFLAGDREKLFLELIPYYREMTAENPFFHVMHFIDKNGVTVLRMHRPDFYGDSLTELRPLVREVNENRSAASGFEAGRNGIFYRIMVPIFSGGEYAGMLDLGINADFVVEAVAKHFQFRSALFLKKSYAEILNSRDGMIEGGNYYIAGTDEHLFQALDTEFVPERTMLVKKIDGTYYSFHTAYELREHSGEPFAYLVVAQDINAEVRDYRNARFYLALVVLAFLILAAAILHYSFRSMLREIEEGKKNLSAQQRTDALTGLPNRNALLSDLGSSSGSVMILINIDRFKEVNEVFGIGAGDHVLKEYSMCLRDYLSSLESAYPEIAGGYVLYRLGRDEFVVLLKSRMELAEKIADSISVKTDSELIDYQGIEISISVSIGISGNREKPLQSSDMALKISRERKRAYMHFDESMELSQHQSNNFFWLNKVKLAIKEDRIIPYFQGIVDNRTGEIRKYECLIRMQEADGSVVSPGMFLPIIKKTKLYPQLTKIMLRKSVEHFRGGNNEFSINISTEDILNKDIVLYIQNLLRETDAAGNVIFEILETDNIGNYEEIREFISEVKRLGCKVAIDDFGTGYSNFTHLMNLDFDYLKIDGSLIQNIHRDEYTNRLVKSITGFAGGMKIKTVAEFVSSQEIFDAVNELGIDYSQGFFIAKPKPDTKPDDLA, from the coding sequence ATGACTGTCCGCATGAGAGCCATGCTCATTGTTACTATGCTGATGCTCTCTCTTTCCGTTATTTTTCTTCTGGCGGGCAATTATTTTAATGAAAAATATCTTGATTACTCCTTCCGCAGGTTCGACTCGCAGCTTGCACGCTCATTCGAAATCTCCGTGACAGAAACCGAGCGCAGATACTTTAACGCGGCGCACAGCCTCCTCCAGAAGGGAAGGATTCTTGATTCTTTTCTGGCAGGGGACAGAGAGAAGCTTTTTCTGGAGCTTATTCCATATTACAGAGAGATGACTGCAGAGAACCCGTTCTTTCATGTAATGCACTTCATAGACAAAAACGGTGTGACTGTCCTGCGTATGCACAGACCGGATTTTTACGGTGACAGCCTCACGGAGCTTCGTCCTCTTGTCCGTGAGGTGAATGAAAACCGCAGTGCCGCTTCCGGCTTCGAAGCCGGAAGGAACGGTATATTCTACCGGATTATGGTTCCGATATTTTCCGGCGGTGAATATGCCGGAATGCTTGATCTTGGAATTAATGCGGATTTTGTTGTCGAAGCGGTGGCGAAGCATTTTCAGTTCAGAAGTGCACTCTTTTTAAAGAAATCATACGCGGAGATTCTGAACAGCAGAGACGGAATGATTGAGGGCGGAAACTACTACATAGCCGGAACGGATGAGCATTTGTTTCAGGCGCTGGATACAGAGTTTGTGCCTGAGCGGACAATGCTCGTCAAAAAAATTGACGGAACATACTACAGCTTTCATACGGCTTACGAACTGAGGGAGCATTCCGGGGAACCGTTTGCATATCTCGTGGTTGCTCAGGACATAAACGCTGAGGTGAGGGACTACCGCAACGCAAGGTTTTATCTGGCGCTTGTGGTGCTTGCATTCCTTATACTTGCTGCTGCAATTCTGCACTACAGTTTCCGTTCTATGCTCCGGGAAATAGAAGAGGGCAAAAAGAACCTTTCCGCTCAGCAGAGAACCGATGCGCTCACCGGGCTTCCCAACAGGAATGCTCTTTTAAGTGATCTCGGCTCCTCCTCCGGTTCTGTGATGATTCTGATAAATATTGACCGCTTCAAAGAGGTTAACGAGGTTTTCGGCATAGGCGCAGGAGACCATGTCCTGAAGGAATATTCCATGTGCCTGCGAGATTATCTTTCCTCACTGGAATCGGCTTATCCTGAGATTGCGGGCGGATACGTTCTCTACAGGCTGGGCAGGGACGAATTTGTTGTTCTGCTTAAATCAAGGATGGAACTGGCGGAAAAAATAGCTGACTCCATATCCGTTAAGACGGATTCGGAACTGATTGACTATCAGGGGATAGAGATCTCCATTTCAGTGAGCATCGGCATATCCGGAAACAGGGAAAAGCCGCTCCAGTCATCTGACATGGCACTGAAAATATCCAGAGAGCGTAAAAGAGCCTACATGCATTTTGACGAAAGCATGGAACTGAGCCAGCATCAGTCAAACAACTTCTTCTGGCTGAATAAGGTGAAGCTGGCCATAAAAGAGGATCGCATTATACCCTATTTTCAGGGAATAGTGGATAACCGCACAGGGGAAATACGCAAATACGAATGCCTCATAAGGATGCAGGAGGCGGACGGGAGTGTGGTTTCTCCGGGGATGTTTCTGCCTATTATTAAAAAGACCAAACTGTACCCGCAGCTTACCAAAATAATGCTGCGCAAGTCGGTGGAACATTTCAGAGGCGGAAATAACGAATTTTCAATAAATATTTCAACAGAGGATATACTCAATAAGGATATAGTGCTCTATATCCAGAATCTTCTCCGGGAGACGGATGCCGCAGGCAATGTGATATTCGAGATTCTCGAAACGGACAACATAGGCAATTACGAGGAGATCAGGGAGTTTATAAGTGAGGTTAAAAGGCTGGGCTGCAAAGTGGCTATTGACGACTTCGGCACAGGCTACTCCAACTTTACGCACCTGATGAACCTTGATTTTGATTATCTGAAAATTGACGGCAGTCTGATTCAGAACATTCACCGCGATGAGTACACAAACAGGCTGGTGAAAAGCATAACAGGATTCGCAGGCGGTATGAAAATAAAAACCGTGGCGGAATTTGTGAGCAGTCAGGAAATTTTTGATGCCGTAAATGAGCTCGGAATTGACTATTCCCAAGGGTTCTTCATCGCCAAACCAAAGCCGGATACTAAACCGGACGACTTAGCTTGA
- a CDS encoding response regulator has product MKILIADDSKIARKGVLKSLATAFSGEFDYREAANGCEAVEMFTSYTPDLVFMDLTMPEKSGIEALEEIKAINPAAKVVIITADIQKKTTEMVSELGADEILNKPVTAEKISQIITKLV; this is encoded by the coding sequence ATGAAAATCTTGATAGCCGATGATTCCAAAATTGCAAGAAAGGGGGTTCTCAAGTCCCTGGCCACGGCTTTTTCAGGAGAGTTTGATTATCGCGAGGCAGCAAACGGCTGTGAAGCGGTGGAAATGTTCACCTCTTACACGCCTGATCTCGTATTTATGGATCTTACCATGCCTGAAAAAAGCGGCATTGAGGCGCTGGAGGAAATAAAAGCTATTAATCCGGCGGCAAAAGTTGTTATAATCACAGCAGATATACAGAAAAAAACAACCGAGATGGTCTCTGAACTCGGAGCTGATGAAATACTCAACAAGCCTGTGACTGCGGAGAAAATATCGCAGATTATCACTAAACTGGTTTAA